The DNA segment ACCTTGCGCCGTTCCGGATCGCGCCAGGCGTCCGCCGCCGCCAGCCCGATCACCTCGCTCTCGCGCTGTCGCAACATCCTCAAGGCGGCGCCGTTGCAGGTGAAAATGCGGCCCGCGGCGTCGGTGGAGATGACCCCCGCCGCAACGTTTTCGAGCACCGCGCCAATCAGCGCCCGCTCTTCGGCCAGGCGCTCGTTGGCCGCCACCAGTTCGAGGTTGCTCTGTTCGATGACCTCTTTGTTGCGCTTGAGCTCCTGGGTCATGCGGTTGAAGGAATCCACCAACACGCCGAGTTCATCGTCGGCGGCCACTTCCACCCGATGGTCGAGATCCCCCAGGCTGATGCGGCGGGTGCCGTCGGCCAGCGCCTGGATCGGCACCGTCACCCGCCGGGCGAGGTAGAGCCCCACCCAAGACGAGGCGAGGAGGATCAACAGCGTCACCATCAAGAAGGTGAGCAGGTGGGATGCCTTGAGGTCCTCACGCTGCACTTCGAGCTGGCGATAGCTCTGGCTGGCGTCGATCAAACGCTCCGTCTTCTCCGCCAGGCTCGGGGCCATCAGAGCGCCGGCGACCACGATCGGTCGCGGTGGCGGCGCCGCCTGGTCGCCGCCGGATTCGTCCGGTGCCGGTGCCGGTGGACCGGCGGCGGCCGCCAGGATCAAACGCCCCGACTGGCCGGGCACCTGGCGGACCGGCCGGACTGCCCAGCCGGTGGCCGCGGCGTCCGACAAGAAGTCCGCGGGTAGTTCCGGAAGGTCGGTGATGCCCGCCTGCGGATCGATGGCGGCCTGGATGAACACCCGCTCGTCGTAGACCGCCACCATGGCGAGGTTGGTGGTCTGGAGCCGCTGGCGCAGCAGATCGCCCAGCTCCGGCCGCTGTTGGGGATCGGCGAGATCGATCGGCCGGATGTCCTGGAGGAGCTGAGAAGCGTCTCGCAGGGTGCCCTTTTCGATCCGGCTCACCAGCTCCTCGGCGACCGCGGCCCCCTGCTCCAGGACCTCCTGCACCGGCGCCGTGAACCAGCGGTCGACGGATCCTTGGAGCAGCTCCGTCGCGATGGTGAACAGCAGCAGGACGGGGATCAGCGACAGGCCGATGAAGGTCAGCACTAGTTTGACTTTGAACTTGGAGCCGAGCATGCGGTGGCGCCGCTCCACCATCAGCTTGAACAGGTTGCGCAGCAGAACGAACAGGATGACGACGATCAGGATGATGTCGACGTACCAGAGAACGAACAGCAACACCTGATTGTTGGCGAGAAAGGACGGCAGATCCCGCGTGCGCTGGAAGAAGTAGAGGACCCCGACGAAGAGCACCAGCAGGACCAGGAGGCCGCCGACCACCCAGCGGGCGTCGCTCCGCTGGGGCCGCCGCCGGCGACCCTTGAAATCGTGGGCCGGCACGGAATCGGCCGGATCGGGGGCTGGCTGAGGGGCGTTCACATGGTTCCCTGGGCGGTGCCTCAAGCGCCGTCCGGCAGAGCGTTCTTGGTGCGGAACTTCTTCGATTCGCCCCAATCGGTCTTGATGGTAACGGGGATGAAGGACAAGAGGGTCTTGGACCCCATTTCGGCCCGTACCCGGACGATCAGGCGCCAGCTACTCGGAAACTCGTCGAGCTCGAAGGCCGGCAGCCGGATGACGCGGGTCATTTCCCGTTCCAGGTCCGCGAGATCCGTCACCCCACGGCTCTCCACCAGCTTGCCGCCCAGCTTGGTGTTGACCAGGTACTCGCGCGCGACGGCGTCGTACATCGCCACCACCTGAAGGGTGGTTTCCCGCATCGGTCGGTCGTACCAGCGCTTGCGGTCCTTGCGCAGTTCGAGGCGGTAGACGAAACCGGTCGGCAGCCCGCTCTGAATGCGGTCGAGAAAGCGCTCGTCGAAGGCCTCGGAGAGCTCGAAATCGATCAGCGCGCGGTTCTCCTCGACGGTGACCACCGGCTTGGAGATCTCGGCGCCGAAGGTTGCGGTCGCGGGCAAGGCGAACAGGATCAGACAGCAGACGAAGATTGGCCGCATGAAGACGAAAACTGTAGCAGGTTCAGGGTGATGAGGATTGTATTCGCCGGCTGGAGTATGATTCCTGGCCTTCCTGCCGCTATCTGGGACGGAGTGCCGAGCGGAAAAGCAGAAGAGGAGTGGTCATGGCGGGTTCGAAAGCAGGGCGAAAACCTCAGAAGGTGGGGGACAAGATCATCTTGGCCCGCAATCGCCGTGCGCTCCACGACTACGAGGTGCTGGAGACCTTCGAAGCGGGCATGGTGCTCGCCGGCACGGAGGTCAAGGCGGCGCGGGACGGCAAGGTGCAGCTCAAAGACGCCTACGTTGACGTGCGCAACGGCGAAGCCTGGCTGGTCGGTGCCCACATCAGCCCCTACAGCCACGGTAACCGCCAGAACCATCCGGCAGATCGCGACCGCAAGCTGCTCCTGTCGCGGCGCGAACTGGACCGCATCTACGGCCGTACTCAACTCAAAGGACAGACGGCGATCCCGCTTTCCGTCTACCTGCGCGGCAATTGGCTCAAGTTGGAAGTGGCCCTCGCCCAGGGCAAGAAGCACTACGACAAGCGCGAGACGGTGAAGAAGCGCATCCTCGACCGCGAGGCCGAAGCCGCCATCAAGGGCGGCTCCGCTCACCGCTGAGTTTGGCGGCTCCTCCCACCGATAGAGAATCGACCGGCGACCGAATCCGAAGGGCGAGGCGGCAGCATAGCTGCCGTGGATGGGGTGAGCCCGAAGGGCGAGGGGCGGACCGCGGGCGGGCGCCCAGCACCCTGCTAGCTAGGCAACGCCGAGCTGTCGAAGTCCGATTCCGTGCCGGAATCTTCCTGGCGGCGCTTCTGTCCGCCGGTGCGGTGAATGTGCTCCAGGGCAGTGGTGCCGCCGTACTTGGCGGCCAGGTGGTCGTCGTACTCGTCGGCGGCATAGGCCACCGCGGCGATGGCGTCGAGCAGCTTGCGGGCATCGAGATCGCGGCCGAACACCGAGTGGGCGAAGAAGATGTCGTCGCCGAGCATCGAGAAGGAGCCGAAGGGAAGCTCGTGATTGAGGGCGAGGAGTTCACCGGCCAGATCCGTCGACATCTTCACCCCTTGCACGCAGAAGGACGTGATCTTGACCGAGGCTTCCTTCGGGCCGTAGGCGTCGACGCAGATTTCGAGCACCGTGCTGCCGTAGCGCACGTAGAAGTTGCCGGCGTCCTCGTCGTGCACCGGATCTTCGAAGAAGTCCGGCAGGTAATCCTCCACCCGGCGATAGGTTTCCTCGTGGATTTCGTGCTGGAATTCCATCCCTTGCCTCCCCTTTCGAGGTTCACTCTAGCAGCTTCCCCGGAAAGGTGTGCCGCCTCGGGAAAAGCTTTGTAAACATTGACAGATTTGGGTTTTCTCCACTACTGTCAGAGGCTGAGTCAGAAGTCAGCCGAACCATCGATGTATGAATGCCGTCCGCCGGGCAATTCCCGCCGGGCACTCGACGAAGAAGGGTGGGAGCCGCGATTTCGACTTGATCCGTTCAGCAATGATCAACGCAGTCAAGAGGAGCTTGGGATGAGCAGGAGATCCAGTCAGTCCGCGGTTCGTTCGGCCTTGGTCGTAGGGGGAGTTTGCGTTCTGATGGCGCTGCCCGCCTTCGGCGCGGGCTTCGGTATCTTCGAGCAGGGTTCCAAGGCCATGGGAACGGCCGGCGCTTTCACGGCCCAGGCCGACGACCCCTCGGCGATGTTCCACAATGTCGCCGGCATCGCGTTCCAGGAGCGCGGCTTCGCCGCCGGTTTCACCTGGATCCGCGGCAGTGAGGCGAGCTTCCAGGGCACCTCCTCCTTCCCCGGACCGGGGGTCGAGGCGGAGCAGGAAACCCTGTCGGAATTCCCGCCTCACGCCTACTGGGTGCAGCCGATGAACGACACCTGGACCTTCGGACTGGGGATCAACGCCCCCTTCGGCCTGACCACCGAGTGGGCCGAGGATTTCCCGGGCCGCTTCGTCAGCCGCAAGGCGGCGCTGCGGGCGATCGACATCAACCCGGCCCTCGGCTGGCAGGTGAGTGACAACTTCGCCATTGGCTTCGGCGCCGTCGCTCGCTTCACGGACGTCGAGTTGGTGCAGCACATCGCCACCTTCAATCCGCTCACCCTGCAGACTTCGGATGTCGGCGTGCTGAACCTGAAGAGCGATTTCGAGACCGGCTTCGGGTTCAACGTCGGTTTGCTGCACCGGGTGGGTGATTTCTTCTCCTGGGGCTTGTCCTACCGCAGTTCTGTGGACGTGGATTACGCCGGCGACGGCGAACTTTTCCAGCGCTTTACCGGCACGCCCTTCGACGCCGCCGTGGCGGCCGGTCTGCCCTTCGGTCAGGACCTGCCGATCGAGGCGGGGCTCGAGTTTCCGGAGATGGCAAGCCTCGGTTTCTCCTTCGGCCTGACCGAAAACCTCACCCTCTTGACGGACATCAACTGGACCGGTTGGAGCAGCTTCGATGAGCTGACTATCGACTTCACCAACGACGATCTGCCGGACACCACCCGCGAACAGGAGTGGGAAGACGTCAACAACTACCGGGCAGGCCTATCCTGGAAGAGCCCCGGCGGCTCCGAGTGGCGCTTTGGCTATGTGTTCGACGAGACGCCGCAGCCGGAAGAGGCGGTCAGCCCGCTGCTGCCCGATGCGGACCGCAACGGCTTCACCATTGGCTACGGTCACCAGGGCAACAAGTATGTGGTCGACGTCGCCGTGATGTATCTGGACTTCGACGAGCGCAGCCGGGCCCGCAGCTTCGCCGGCGAAAGCGACTTCTTCGGCACCTACCAAAACAAAGCCTGGCTGTTCGGCGTGACGGTGAGCCGCTAGGCCCAGGGGCACAAGGAGACGATGATCATGAAGAAGAACCTCGGGATCGTCGCGGCCCTCGCCGTGACCCTGCTCGCCGCCCTCTCCCTGACCGGTGCTGCCCTGGCGCAGAACACCGGCAACGCGGACTTCACCCGCTACGTCGCCGTCGGCGACAGCCTGACCGCCGGCTTCGCCTCGAGCGGTTTGCACGCCGATGTGCAGGCTCTGAGCTACCCGGCGCTGATCGCCCGCCAGGCGGGTGCCCCGGACTTCCAGCAGCCGCTGGCCGGCGCGCCGGGTATTCCGCCGCTCTTGGCCATCCAGAGCCTCGGTCCGGGCGCGCCGGTGATCGTGCCGCGGGCCGCCCAGCCGGGACCGCCCCTGAACCTCGGATTGCCGCGCCCCTACAACAACATGGCGGTGCCGGGCTTCACCGTGACGGACGTGGTGACCACCCGCACCGGCAACGGCATCATCGATCTGGTGCTGCGCGGCCTCGGCACCCAGCTCGAGCTGGCGGCGGTGCAGCAGCCGACCTTCGCGAGCGTTTGGATCGGCAACAACGACGTCCTGGGTGCCGCCACCAGCGGCATCGTCATCGATGGCGTGACCCTCACCCCGGCGGCGCAGTTCGAGTCCGACTACCGGCAGATCCTCGGCACCCTGGCGGCGGTCGGAGCCAATATGGTGGTAGCGACCATCCCGAGCGTCACCAGCATTCCCTTCGTTACCACCCTGCCGCCGGTGGTAGTCGATCCGGCCACCAGTCAGCCGGTGATCCTCAACGGCGCGCCGGTACCGCTGATCGGCCCGAGCGGCCCCCTCGGCCCCGGCGACCGGGTGCTGCTGACGGCGAGCGGCTTCTTGGCCCAGGGCTTCGGCATTCCGGCGCAGCTCGGCGGCAACGGCCAGCCGCTGCCCAACGAAGCGGTGCTCGACGCTGATGAAGTGGCGACCATCGAAGCGCGCCTCGCCCAGTACAACGACGCGATCCGGCGGGCCGCGACGGATTTTGGAGCGGCTCTGGTGCCGGTCAACTCCATCTTCAGCGACATCGCCAGGAACGGCTATGACGCCGGCGGCGGTATCGTCTACACGACGGACTTCTTGACCGGCGGCATCTTTTCCTACGATGGCGTCCACCCGACGCCCTTCGGCTATGCGCTGGTGGCCAACGAATTCATTGCGGCGATCAACGCCAGCTACGGCGCCAGCATCCCGGCGGTGGATCTCTTCCCCTTCATCTTCGGGGCGGAAGCCAACGCCGGCGCCACCATCCCGTCCGCCTCAAGCTTGACCGGTGCCGTGTTCAGTCAGGCCGCGGCAACGCAGCTCTTCACTGCGCTGCGCATCACCGGCGAAAGCCGTCAGATCGACAACCGCCCGCGGCGCCCGCGGCGCCCCCGCCGCCCGGTCGGTGGCGATAGCCCCGGCGACGGCGACTTGAATCCGGTGGACCCGCGCGGCGAGGTGGATTTCCACCCCCGCGGCCCCGGCCGCATCCGCCCGTAGCGGACAGAGAGTGTCCAGCAGGACACCCACGGGAGTCCCCTCGGGCTCCCGTTGCTCGATAGCCTCTTCCGGAAGCTAATGAGAGTGCTGGCACCTCCAGAAGCAGGCTGCTGAAGAAACATTCCATCCTTCAGCAGCCTGTTCCGAGCCCGAAGGGCGAGGCGGCGCCGGCGGCGCCGAGGACGGGGTGAGCCCGAAAAGTCTTTATTTTTCGGGCAAGGGGGCGCCCAGCCCCCTCGGAAAGAAAGCTAGCAGGGCAGCTGAAATCCTAGGGCGCAGCCCTTTTTCAGCAACCTGCTAGAGTTCTCGGCCCATGGATTTGATCCGCATTCGCGGCGCTCGCGAGCACAATCTCCAGAACATCAGTCTCGACATTCCCCGCAACCAGTTGGTGGTGGTGACCGGGGTGTCCGGATCCGGTAAGTCGAGCCTCGCCTTTGACACCTTGTTCGCCGAAGGACAGCGGCGCTATGTCGAGTCCCTCTCGGCCTATGCGCGGCAGTTTCTCCAGCAGATGGAGAAGCCCGATGTCGACGCCATCGAAGGGCTGTCGCCGGCCATTTCCATCGAGCAGAAGTCGGTGTCGAAGAACCCGCGCTCGACGGTCGGCACGGTGACCGAGATCCACGACTATTTACGCCTGCTCTATGCCTCCGTCGGGGTTCCGCATTGCCCTTCCTGCGGCAAGGTCATCCGGCCGCAGACGGTTCAGCAGATGGTCGATCGGGTGATGTCCCTCGACGAGGGCACGCGCATGGTGGTCTACGCGCCCTATGTGCGCGGCAAGAAGGGTGAGTACAAGAAGCAGCTTGCCCAGATGGCGCGGGAAGGCTTCGTGCGGGCGCGGGTCGACGGCGAGATCGTCGATCTGAGCGGCGAGCCGCCCGCCCTCGACAAGCAGAAAAAGCACATCATCGACATCGTCGTTGACCGCCTGGTGATCAAACCGGGCATCGAGAAGCGCCTGGCGGACTCCGTCGAGACGGCGCTGAAGGTGGCCGACGGTCTGCTGGTGATCGCTCCCCAGGGCGCCGCCGAGGAAACCCTGTCGCAGAGCTGGTCATGCTCCGACTGCGGCACCGGTTTGACGGAGATCACGCCGCGCCTCTTCTCCTTCAACAGTCCCTACGGCGCCTGCCCGACCTGCTCCGGCCTGGGCTCGATCAGTGGGGTCGACGAGGACAAGGTGATCGCCGATCCGGAGCGCTCGATCGACGCCGGCGCGGTAGCCGCCTGGCCGGCCAGTTCCAATTCCATGAGCATGCGGATGGTGGCGAACATCGCCAAGGCGATGAACTTCTCGCTAAAGACGCCCTGGAAGAAACTGCCCAAGAAGGTACGGCAGGTGTTGCTACACGGTAGCGGCTCGAAGGAGATTGACTTCAGCCTGAAGAGCGAACGGTCGAGCTACCGCTGGAAAGGCAAGTTCGAGGGCATCCTGCCGCGGCTGGAACGGCGCTATCGAGAGACCGACTCCGCCCACGTCCGCGCCTCGATCGAGAAGTTCATGTCCGTCCACACCTGCCCGGACTGCGCCGGCCGCCGCCTGCGGCCGGAGGCGCTGGCGGTCAAAGTGCACGGCCGTTCCATCGACGAATTGGGGCGCTTCTCGGTGCTCGAACTCGAAGCCTGGGTAGCGGCCCTCGAATTCGACGAGCGCGAACGGGCGATCGCCTCCAAGGTGATCCAGGAGGTGCACGACCGGCTGCGCTTCCTGGGCGATGTCGGAGTCGGCTACTTGAACCTGGAGCGCTCTTCGGCCAGCCTCTCCGGCGGCGAGAGCCAACGCATCCGCCTGGCCACCCAGATCGGCAGCAAACTGATGGGGGTGCTGTACGTGCTGGACGAACCGTCCATCGGCCTCCACCAGCGGGATAACGCCCGCTTGATCCGCACCCTGCGGGACATGCGCGACCTGGGCAATTCGGTGCTGGTGGTGGAGCACGACGAGGACACCATTCGCGAGGCCGACTGGGTGATCGATCTGGGCCCCGGCGCCGGTGTCCACGGCGGAGAGGTGGTGGCCGCAGGCACCCCGAAGCAGGTGGCGCGGGCGAAGAAATCCCTCACCGGCATGTACCTGCGCGGCGAAATGGAGGTTCCCATCCCGCCCGAGCGGCGCCAGGCGACCGGTGCGCTGAAGGTCCTCGGGGCGCGAGAGAACAATCTCAAGGACCTCGACGTGACCTTCGACCTCGGTTGCCTGAACGTCGTCACCGGAGTGTCCGGCTCCGGCAAGAGCACCCTGGTCAACGACATTCTCTACAAGGCCCTCGCCAAGCACTTCTACCGCGCCGGCGACCGCCCGGGGAAACACATGGCGGTGAAGGGCTTGGAGAAGATCGACAAGGTCATCGCCATCGATCAGAGCCCCATCGGTCGCACTCCGCGCTCCAATCCGGCGACCTACACCAACGTCTTCAACCACATCCGCAACCTGATGGCGAAGACCCCCGAGGCGCGAATGCGCGGCTACGCCCCCGGGCGATTCAGCTTCAACGTCAAGGGAGGCCGCTGTGAGGCCTGCTCCGGCGATGGGCAGATCAAGATCGAGATGCACTTCCTGCCGGACATCTACGTCACCTGTGAGGTTTGCGGCGGCAAGCGCTACGACCGGGAGACGCTGCAGGTGTTGTACAAGGGTCTGTCGATCGCCGACATCCTGGCCCTGCCGGTGGAGCAAGCGCGGGAGGTGTTCCAGAACATTCCGGCGATCGAGCGGGTGCTCGCCACCTTGGACGAAGTGGGCCTCGGCTACATTCGGCTGGGGCAGCCGGCGACCACCCTTTCCGGCGGCGAGGCACAGCGAGTGAAGCTGGCCCGGGAGCTTTGCAAGCGCTCCACCGGCCAAACCCTCTACCTGCTCGACGAACCCACCACCGGCCTGCATTTCGACGACGTCGGCAAGCTGCTGCGGTTGCTGCACCGGTTGGTGGATCTGGGGAACACGGTGGTGATCATCGAACACAACCTGGACGTCATCAAAATCGCTGACCGCATCATCGATCTCGGTCCCGAGGGCGGCGCCGGGGGCGGTGAGCTGATCGCCGCCGGCAGTCCGGAGGCGGTGGCAGCGGTGGCGGAGAGTTTCACCGGGCAGTACCTCCGCCGCACCCTCGAAGGCCGCGAGCAAGCCCGCGAGGCGAGCTAACGCATTCGATTTCGCGGCCCGCGAGTCACCACTTCGATAGAATTTCGCCATGACCTCAACCGGTGTGGGATTCGCCGAAAAGCGGCGCATCCTCCAGCTCGAGACCCTCTACGACCTTTCCCTGGCGCTGCACGCTCAGCAGCCCGAGGGGGAATTGGTGGAGGAATTGCTCCAGCGGGTGTGCGCGGTGCTCGATCCGGCCGCCGCCCTGGCCGTGACGCGCGACGCCTACGGCAAGCCGCAAGCGGTCGCCAGCGTTGGCTGGGTTGAGTCGTCTCCGGGCGGCGAAACGGTGCTGGCGGATCCGCTGTGGCACGACCTGCTGGCCGAAGGGCGGCCGCTCCGCCGTACCTCGGGAACCGTCGCCGGGCGGCCCTTCAGTGAGCTGATGGCGGCGCCTCTGGCTTGCCGCGGTGTCTTTCTGGGGCTGATGGCGGTGCTCGACAAGGAGGGCCGCGGTACCGAGGAGCCGTCGTTTTCCGACGACGATCGCCGCTTCCTGGATTCCGTTTCGGTGCTCGCCGGGGTGGCCTTGGACTCGGTGCGTCAAGTAGAGCGCCTGGCGGAGCAGCGGCAACGGCTGGAGGAAGAGAACCAGGCCCTGCGCGGTCAGTTCGCCGATGAGGTCGGCGGCCGGAAGATCATCGCCCACGGTGCTCCCATGCGGCGGGTTTTGGAATTGGCGGAACGGGTGGCGGCGCGCGGCATCAGCGTGGTGGTGCGCGGCGAGAGTGGCACCGGCAAGGAAATGTTGACCAAGCTGATCCACTTGCGCTCCGGCCGCGAGGGGTCATTGATCGCCCTCAATTGCGCGGCGCTGCCGGAAGGGCTGCTCGAAAGCGAGCTGTTCGGCATCGAGCGCGGGGTAGCGACCGGCGTCCAGGCGCGGCCCGGCAAGCTGGAGCTGGCGCACGGCGGGACGCTCTTTCTCGACGAGATCGGCGACATGCAGCCGGCGGTGCAGGTCAAGCTCCTGCGCGCGCTACAGGAGCGCGAAGTGGTGCGCGTCGGCGGCCACAAGGCGGTTCCGGTCGACGTGCGAGTGATTGCCGCCACCCATCGAGATCTCGAAGAGATGGTGCGCCGGGGCGAGTTTCGGGAGGATCTCTACTACCGTCTCAAGGGCATCGTCCTCGAAGTGCCGCCGCTGCGCGAGCGCAAGGGCGACATTCCTCACTTGGTGCGCTACTTCACCGAGTCCTTCTGTCAGCGAGAGGGCCTTGGGGTGCCGCCCTTCCGAGCCGACGCCTTGACCCTGTTGATGAGCCACGACTATCCGGGCAACGTGCGCGAACTTCAGAACCTGGTGGAAGGAGCCCTGTCGCTGGCCGAGGGAGAAGTGAACGCGCCACTGGTGCGCTCACTCCTGGGAGGCGAAGCGGACGACCTGGGGCCCGAAGCCCTCGACCTCGCCACGGTGGAGAAGCGCCACATTCGCCGTGTGCTGCAGATGACGCGGGGCAACAAGACGGCCGCGTCGAAGATCCTCGGTCTGGATCGAAAAACCTTACAGAGAAGGGGCTTTTGAGGGAATCTCCTATATTCGCTGGTGCCCTTGCTTATCGCATTGGGTCATAATGTCGCATGCGAGTCACTATGACCCAATTTCTCTTCAGCGGTACAAGATGGGGCGCTGTTCCTCATTGCATGTATACGTCTGAATAAAAAGTGCGACATTCTGACCCATCATTAGGTGCCACCCGTTTGTCAACAATCGGGTGGCACCTTGGTAAGTACTTGGGAGGATTGCCTTTCTGGCTGATCGGATGAGCCTGGCAGCGTCCTTGCTCCTCTCTGGGTGAAACAGAGAAGGAAGAGCCGATCATGCTAGAGTCCGTTCGCAGACAATTCTCCGTTCCGCGCCTTTCATCGAAGGTCTTCGTTGCCGTGGGCACCGCGGCATCGTTCGGATGGTTGCTGATGAACGACATGATTCACCCCATCGTGATCTACGCTCTCGAGTTCTACCTCACCTTTTAGGGTCCTTTCCACGAGCACCTCGGAATAAGATGGCTGAGCAGGCCATACTGAGGGAGGTCACTTTGACGCTCCCGCTGGCACAGGGCGCTGAGATCGCGGCGAGCAATGCCGCGACGGCGATGGCTGAGTTGATGAGCATGAGCGCCGACCGAGTCGACGAGGTACGCTTAGCCGTCATCGAGGCGTGCATCAACGCCATCGAGCACAGCAAGACGCCGGACGGCACAGTCTTCATCACTTGCGAGATTCTGGGTACCGCCGAGCCCGAAATACTGCGCATCACAGTGCGCGACGGCGGCATCGGGTTCGAGCCGGCCGAGGTCGAAGATCCTGACATCAGCCAGAAGATCGGCGACGAGAACAAGCGGGGTTGGGGGCTCAAGATCATGCGTGGGTTGATGGACGATGTCGAGTTCGATTCGAGCGAGCGTGGAACAAAAGTGGTCATGACGAAGGCGAAGGCATGATGGGAACCTGGAGATGACCGAGACTCTGAAAGTCACCGTCGAGCAGCACAATGGCGTGGCGGTGATCCACACCGAGGGCTACATCAACAACCAGGGCGGCGAGGAGATCGCCCGGGTGGCCTACCGTTTGGTCGATGAAGAGGACCAGAAGAACCTGCTGCTCAATCTGGCGGGCACTAAGATCGTCAACTCCATCGGCATCTCGATTCTGATCGAGATCATCGAGCGTATCCTGGAGATCGAGGGCAAGCTGGCCTTCTGCTGCCTCACTCCTACCATCGAGAAGACCTTTCACATCATGGGTCTGGCCCAGTTCGCCGGTATTTTCGAGGATCAGCAGGCGGCCCTTGCGGCCCTCGAGTCCTGAGGCCTTCCGGCGGCTCTGACCTGACGGAAGCGCGCCTTTGACCCAACGCACCGGGCCGGGAACATCGTCTATCCCCATCTCCGGACTGGCCGCCGAAGGCGGTAGCCGGTCCTCCCTGCAGCGCCTGCTCGAAGGTTGGCGGTCTCATCTGGGAGCCGAAGCGGTCGCTTTCTATCGTGACCGCCAGGGCGGTTTCGAGCGCGCGCTGGTGTGCGGTGAACCAGGCGAGGACCCGTTTCCCCATGAGGGACCGGACGATGC comes from the Acidobacteriota bacterium genome and includes:
- a CDS encoding STAS domain-containing protein, producing MTETLKVTVEQHNGVAVIHTEGYINNQGGEEIARVAYRLVDEEDQKNLLLNLAGTKIVNSIGISILIEIIERILEIEGKLAFCCLTPTIEKTFHIMGLAQFAGIFEDQQAALAALES
- a CDS encoding sigma 54-interacting transcriptional regulator, with protein sequence MTSTGVGFAEKRRILQLETLYDLSLALHAQQPEGELVEELLQRVCAVLDPAAALAVTRDAYGKPQAVASVGWVESSPGGETVLADPLWHDLLAEGRPLRRTSGTVAGRPFSELMAAPLACRGVFLGLMAVLDKEGRGTEEPSFSDDDRRFLDSVSVLAGVALDSVRQVERLAEQRQRLEEENQALRGQFADEVGGRKIIAHGAPMRRVLELAERVAARGISVVVRGESGTGKEMLTKLIHLRSGREGSLIALNCAALPEGLLESELFGIERGVATGVQARPGKLELAHGGTLFLDEIGDMQPAVQVKLLRALQEREVVRVGGHKAVPVDVRVIAATHRDLEEMVRRGEFREDLYYRLKGIVLEVPPLRERKGDIPHLVRYFTESFCQREGLGVPPFRADALTLLMSHDYPGNVRELQNLVEGALSLAEGEVNAPLVRSLLGGEADDLGPEALDLATVEKRHIRRVLQMTRGNKTAASKILGLDRKTLQRRGF
- a CDS encoding ATP-binding protein, which produces MAEQAILREVTLTLPLAQGAEIAASNAATAMAELMSMSADRVDEVRLAVIEACINAIEHSKTPDGTVFITCEILGTAEPEILRITVRDGGIGFEPAEVEDPDISQKIGDENKRGWGLKIMRGLMDDVEFDSSERGTKVVMTKAKA